From one Neovison vison isolate M4711 chromosome 1, ASM_NN_V1, whole genome shotgun sequence genomic stretch:
- the DRD1 gene encoding D(1A) dopamine receptor, translating into MRTLNTSTMDGAGLVVQRDFSFRILTACFLSLLILSTLLGNTLVCAAVIRFRHLRSKVTNFFVISLAVSDLLVAVLVMPWKAVAEIAGFWPFGSFCNIWVAFDIMCSTASILNLCVISVDRYWAISSPFRYERKMTPKAAFILISVAWTLSVLISFIPVQLSWHKAKPTISSDGNATSLDDTLDNCDSSLSRTYAISSSLISFYIPVAIMIVTYTRIYRIAQKQIRRISALERAAVHAKNCQTTTGNGNPVECSQPESSFKMSFKRETKVLKTLSVIMGVFVCCWLPFFVLNCMVPFCGSGETKPFCIDSITFDVFVWFGWANSSLNPIIYAFNADFRKAFSTLLGCYRLCPTTNNAIETVSINNNGAVVFSSHHEPRGSISKDCNLVYLIPHAVGSSEDLKKEEAGGMAKPLEKLSPALSVILDYDTDVSLEKIQPITQNGQHPT; encoded by the coding sequence ATGAGGACTCTGAACACCTCTACCATGGATGGGGCTGGGCTGGTGGTACAGAGAGACTTCTCCTTCCGTATCCTTACAGCCTGTTTCCTGTCTCTGCTCATCCTGTCCACACTCCTGGGGAACACGCTGGTCTGTGCCGCTGTCATCAGGTTCCGGCACCTGCGGTCCAAGGTGACCAACTTCTTTGTCATCTCCTTGGCAGTGTCGGATCTCTTGGTGGCTGTCTTGGTCATGCCCTGGAAAGCGGTGGCAGAGATTGCTGGCTTCTGGCCCTTTGGGTCCTTCTGTAACATCTGGGTGGCCTTTGACATCATGTGCTCCACGGCGTCCATCCTCAACCTCTGTGTGATCAGCGTGGACAGGTACTGGGCCATCTCCAGCCCCTTCCGGTACGAGAGAAAGATGACCCCCAAGGCAGCCTTCATTCTGATCAGTGTGGCATGGACCTTGTCTGTCCTCATCTCCTTCATCCCTGTGCAGCTCAGCTGGCACAAGGCGAAGCCCACGATCTCCTCCGACGGGAACGCCACTTCCCTGGATGACACCCTGGACAACTGTGATTCCAGCTTAAGCAGGACCTATGCCATTTCATCCTCCCTAATAAGCTTTTATATCCCTGTGGCCATCATGATTGTCACCTACACCAGGATCTATAGGATCGCCCAGAAACAGATACGGCGCATCTCAGCCTTAGAGCGGGCAGCAGTCCATGCCAAGAATTGCCAGACCACTACAGGTAATGGAAACCCTGTGGAGTGTTCTCAACCAGAAAGCTCCTTTAAGATGTCCTTCAAAAGAGAGACTAAAGTTCTCAAGACTCTGTCTGTGATCATGGGGGTCTTTGTGTGCTGCTGGCTTCCTTTCTTCGTCTTGAACTGCATGGTGCCCTTCTGTGGGTCTGGGGAGACCAAGCCTTTCTGCATTGATTCCATCACCTTTGATGTGTTTGTGTGGTTTGGGTGGGCTAATTCTTCCTTGAACCCCATCATTTATGCCTTTAATGCTGATTTTCGGAAGGCATTTTCAACTCTTTTAGGATGCTACAGACTTTGCCCTACCACGAATAATGCCATAGAGACAGTTAGCATCAATAACAATGGGGCTGTGGTGTTTTCCAGCCATCACGAGCCTCGAGGCTCCATTTCCAAGGACTGCAATCTGGTTTATCTGATCCCACATGCAGTGGGCTCATCTGAGGACCtgaagaaggaggaagcaggtggaaTGGCCAAACCCTTGGAGAAGTTGTCCCCGGCCCTATCTGTCATTTTGGACTATGACACCGATGTCTCTCTAGAGAAGATCCAGCCCATCACACAAAATGGACAGCATCCAACCTGA